In a single window of the Arthrobacter zhangbolii genome:
- a CDS encoding DUF6531 domain-containing protein — MSDTKFVEVPLLPEDSRGRFVYSVAEELKSAFEQAASRLDGQAGARASYVATGKEDFDGNFATKFQDNALVAANDARNLAAALRDVARYAGQMIEAGHEEDDRRRENNEWVWRHNNRSWLEEIGDWFGGEEPRPNQDRGSAPTFPAATAATGQRDTPPPGSGGYGGGTSSARPSNLRSFAVGSRGLDTDLSATPGTLSQHLSSFAAQCNWGGIDAQGVLNAYKDYLDANENDARWATVVADAFAAAGGEGNVSTVSDAALEAALAAAGVDVTRDSLQIDPPQAYGAVPTTGYANDPVNTATGNFVEPETDLGFPGAASNLVLSRMYNSLAPQEVSGVFGPGWSSVLDQELVLSDEGCRWIVADGRAVDFPREGEAWSRAVGENYWLTREPDAGFAELTSRPGGTTELLVVRNNEGAWWAYSLAGLWLGAGSGPGRTVSVHREDTDEDGRPGLVTRLSHVRGRFLEIDYVGGRAAVVRASDGRRAEYGYDDAGRLVSVTTETGTRSYRWNDAGLIDAVYSAAGVLEAENTYDEQGRVVLQVTQHGRRTRFAYLPGRVTAVSDEDGTRSNSWIADAKGRLVGVLDSHDQRQSMAYDRHGNLVSFTERDGSVTVHAYDDRGRKIRTVTPEGADLTYGWDEQDRITTLVTESGSVVTYEYADDLSRDPSVIVDPLGGRTELIWDQGLLTRVTDPAGVTVEFDYDDFGDLVATRNALGDTARIVRDAAGRPVASITPSGAETRFSYNTAGLLVRREDPDGAVWSFEYDAAGRLTASVARDGGRTALEYAANGELVRTIDPLGRAIERVFDELGNVTAAILPDGARWGFAHDTLSRLTGVTDPAGHDWIREYDKVGNLTAVVDPTGVRSEAATDRGAGTATVADAFSSSTYSFDEYGRPVRAEAADGSAELTTYDAAGNPVELLDGDCGLTRLERDVSGKIISVTSPSGAVTRYEYDVCGRPWKTIDPLGAETELVYDVDQRVTARVLPTGETETFEYDSCGRLILRVTPGRGNARYGYDKAGRLSFSQDSWYGTRRFRYNVAGELTETVNGVGGRTRFEYDVRGRLIRITDPLGGVTTRTYTATDKVESVSDPLGRVTTATYDPAGRQLSQTDPDGNTTRWTYDAAGREQSTSRNGKLLASVDRDRMNRRVVVTDFTGDDGLTVEHELGFNRRGQLTSRTRGAEGMSWSYDADGNRTSFTDTAGTTTTYARDAAGRVKSVHNPRLGEAQFTHDASGRLTAVTAGDLVQEWAYRNGYLAEHTRRMGSASDASADITLMGRDEDGRITCLTRAGAVTRYGYDGAGQLVAAATTPLGESGAAATVRSQVSEWEYDAGGRLVREHTPAGSRLYAYDVAGELTSVTEPDGSRTEYVYDGLGRRSRLIRPDGSWTEYAWGQTGYLQETVDRTPDGAETARHRLWVDALGELASVDGCPVWWDSASAVPRLAGVGGEQVVNLPGGVTGVGEAWIAPGWRAARATNETDPWAVLGTSVIPEPGAVSGTGAMPGAGVVAGGLPAGISLTGDGGLDIAGLEWLGVRAYDPGARGFLSTDPLAPVLGAGWDGNPYSYAGNNPLNASDPTGLRPLTDEDLKAYDASSRGALAAAGDWVKDNWEYIVGGAAIIGGAALMFVPGGQVFGAGLISFGADVVIQKATTGEVNWVQAGISGGLGMTGAGVGMIAGRMVNNPVIRAAVEAGVDGAITGGGEYLAQTKDPSLAGLARAAGIGAGSGLIPGPGTGAGRGELMPPAKPRLGEIPPVPDGVVYKRVDTLGGIDDYVGQAESEQRFLKRQREHYRKYPDAVFIFPVLDRAEPGVELDRLEEYWIRKLGGPTNKGNPDGLLSNKRHQMRDSRYQEAGGDPSRYSE, encoded by the coding sequence ATGTCTGACACCAAGTTTGTTGAAGTGCCGTTGTTGCCGGAAGATTCCCGGGGACGGTTTGTCTATTCCGTGGCAGAGGAACTTAAATCAGCGTTCGAACAGGCGGCGTCACGGCTCGACGGCCAGGCAGGGGCGCGTGCCTCCTATGTCGCAACCGGCAAAGAGGACTTCGACGGAAACTTCGCCACCAAGTTCCAGGACAATGCCTTGGTGGCAGCCAATGACGCCCGGAACCTTGCTGCCGCGCTGCGGGATGTGGCGCGCTACGCCGGGCAGATGATCGAGGCCGGGCATGAGGAAGATGACCGGCGCCGGGAAAACAACGAGTGGGTGTGGCGGCACAACAACCGCTCCTGGCTGGAGGAAATCGGCGACTGGTTCGGCGGTGAGGAACCGAGGCCCAACCAGGACCGCGGATCCGCCCCAACCTTCCCTGCGGCGACGGCAGCGACCGGCCAGCGGGACACGCCCCCGCCGGGCAGCGGAGGATACGGGGGCGGCACATCCTCGGCCCGGCCGTCGAACCTGCGCTCCTTCGCCGTCGGCTCCCGCGGCCTGGACACGGACTTGTCCGCCACGCCGGGAACCCTGAGCCAGCACCTTTCCTCCTTCGCTGCGCAATGCAACTGGGGCGGAATAGACGCTCAGGGCGTCCTCAATGCCTATAAGGACTATCTGGACGCCAACGAGAACGACGCCCGGTGGGCCACCGTCGTGGCGGATGCCTTCGCTGCGGCCGGCGGGGAAGGGAACGTCTCGACGGTGTCGGATGCGGCCCTGGAAGCTGCGCTGGCCGCTGCCGGCGTGGACGTCACCAGGGACAGCCTGCAGATCGATCCGCCCCAGGCCTACGGCGCGGTTCCGACCACCGGGTATGCCAATGACCCGGTGAACACGGCAACCGGTAACTTCGTCGAACCCGAAACGGACCTCGGGTTCCCCGGAGCCGCGTCCAACCTCGTGCTGTCCCGGATGTACAACTCGCTGGCGCCGCAGGAGGTTTCCGGGGTATTTGGTCCGGGCTGGTCCTCGGTGCTGGACCAGGAGCTGGTGCTCTCGGACGAGGGCTGCCGGTGGATAGTGGCTGACGGCCGGGCCGTGGATTTCCCCCGCGAGGGGGAGGCCTGGTCACGGGCAGTGGGGGAGAACTACTGGCTGACCCGCGAGCCGGACGCAGGCTTTGCCGAACTTACCTCTCGTCCCGGCGGCACTACGGAACTGCTGGTGGTCCGGAACAACGAGGGCGCATGGTGGGCCTACAGCTTGGCCGGTCTCTGGCTCGGTGCCGGGTCCGGCCCGGGCCGGACGGTGTCCGTTCACCGGGAAGACACCGATGAGGACGGCCGCCCGGGACTGGTGACCCGCCTGTCCCATGTGCGGGGCCGGTTCCTGGAGATTGACTACGTGGGCGGCCGTGCCGCCGTCGTCCGGGCCTCGGACGGGCGCCGGGCCGAGTACGGGTACGACGACGCCGGCCGCCTGGTCTCAGTGACGACGGAGACCGGCACCCGTTCCTACCGGTGGAACGACGCCGGGCTGATCGACGCCGTTTACTCCGCCGCCGGTGTGCTGGAAGCAGAGAACACCTATGACGAGCAGGGCCGCGTGGTTCTGCAGGTCACCCAGCACGGCCGCCGGACCCGTTTCGCGTACCTGCCCGGCAGAGTCACTGCTGTTTCGGACGAGGACGGGACCCGCTCGAACTCCTGGATTGCCGATGCGAAGGGCCGGCTGGTCGGGGTGCTGGACTCCCATGACCAGCGCCAGTCCATGGCGTACGACCGGCACGGCAATCTGGTCTCCTTCACCGAACGCGACGGGTCCGTCACCGTCCACGCCTATGACGACCGCGGACGGAAGATCCGCACCGTCACGCCCGAGGGTGCGGACCTGACCTACGGCTGGGACGAGCAGGACCGCATCACCACCCTGGTCACCGAATCCGGGTCCGTCGTCACCTATGAGTACGCGGACGATCTATCCCGTGACCCCTCGGTGATTGTCGATCCGCTCGGCGGACGCACCGAGCTGATCTGGGACCAAGGGCTCCTGACCCGCGTGACGGACCCCGCCGGGGTAACGGTCGAGTTCGACTATGACGACTTCGGTGACCTGGTCGCCACCCGCAACGCCCTCGGCGACACCGCACGGATTGTGCGCGATGCCGCCGGCCGCCCGGTCGCCTCGATCACCCCGTCCGGCGCGGAAACCCGCTTCAGCTATAACACTGCGGGCCTGCTCGTCCGGCGCGAAGACCCGGATGGCGCCGTCTGGTCCTTCGAGTACGACGCCGCCGGACGGCTCACCGCCTCCGTCGCCCGCGATGGCGGCCGGACCGCACTGGAATACGCCGCCAACGGGGAACTGGTCCGCACCATCGACCCCCTGGGCCGGGCCATCGAGCGCGTCTTTGATGAACTGGGCAACGTCACCGCGGCCATCCTGCCGGACGGCGCCCGCTGGGGCTTCGCCCACGACACGCTCTCCCGGCTCACCGGCGTCACCGACCCGGCCGGGCACGACTGGATCCGTGAGTACGACAAGGTCGGCAACCTCACCGCCGTCGTCGACCCGACCGGCGTCCGCTCCGAGGCCGCCACCGACCGTGGGGCCGGCACGGCCACCGTGGCCGATGCGTTCTCCTCCTCGACCTACAGCTTCGACGAATACGGCCGTCCCGTGCGGGCCGAAGCCGCGGATGGTTCCGCGGAACTGACCACCTATGACGCGGCCGGCAACCCGGTGGAACTGCTCGACGGCGATTGCGGACTGACCCGCCTGGAACGGGACGTGTCCGGGAAGATCATCTCTGTCACCTCTCCGTCCGGGGCGGTGACCCGGTATGAGTACGACGTCTGCGGCCGGCCGTGGAAGACCATCGACCCGCTCGGCGCCGAGACTGAGCTGGTGTATGACGTCGATCAACGCGTCACGGCCCGGGTTCTTCCCACGGGGGAGACGGAGACGTTCGAGTACGACTCCTGCGGCCGGCTCATCCTGCGGGTGACCCCAGGGCGCGGTAATGCCCGGTACGGGTATGACAAGGCGGGACGGCTGAGTTTCTCGCAGGATTCCTGGTACGGGACCCGTCGTTTCCGCTACAACGTGGCCGGGGAACTGACCGAGACCGTCAACGGTGTGGGCGGACGGACCCGGTTTGAGTACGACGTCCGCGGCCGGCTGATCCGCATCACCGACCCGCTGGGCGGGGTCACCACCCGCACCTATACCGCAACGGACAAAGTCGAGTCGGTCAGCGATCCGTTGGGTCGGGTCACCACCGCCACATATGACCCGGCGGGCCGGCAGTTGTCCCAGACCGATCCGGACGGGAACACCACCCGCTGGACGTATGATGCGGCCGGACGGGAGCAGAGCACCTCCCGGAACGGGAAGCTGCTGGCGTCGGTGGACCGCGACCGGATGAACCGGCGGGTGGTGGTCACCGACTTCACCGGGGACGACGGGCTGACGGTCGAGCATGAACTCGGCTTCAACCGCCGGGGCCAGCTGACCTCCCGCACCCGCGGAGCCGAGGGCATGTCATGGTCCTATGACGCGGACGGGAACCGTACGTCCTTCACTGACACTGCCGGTACCACCACCACCTATGCCCGGGACGCAGCCGGGCGGGTGAAATCCGTGCACAACCCCCGGCTCGGGGAAGCGCAGTTCACGCATGACGCCTCCGGCCGGCTGACCGCGGTCACCGCCGGGGACCTGGTGCAGGAATGGGCGTACCGCAACGGGTACCTGGCCGAGCACACCCGCAGGATGGGCTCCGCTTCGGACGCTTCCGCGGACATCACCCTGATGGGCCGTGACGAGGACGGCCGGATCACCTGCCTGACCCGTGCCGGTGCCGTCACCCGGTACGGGTACGACGGGGCGGGACAGCTCGTGGCTGCCGCCACGACGCCCTTGGGTGAGTCCGGTGCTGCCGCTACGGTGCGGTCTCAGGTTTCGGAGTGGGAGTACGACGCTGGCGGGCGTCTGGTCCGCGAACACACCCCGGCCGGGTCGCGGCTGTATGCCTATGACGTGGCCGGTGAACTGACCTCCGTCACCGAGCCGGACGGGTCCCGGACGGAATATGTCTACGACGGGCTCGGCCGGAGGTCCCGGCTGATTCGCCCGGACGGGTCCTGGACCGAATACGCCTGGGGGCAGACCGGGTACCTGCAGGAAACTGTGGACCGTACCCCGGACGGGGCCGAGACCGCCCGGCACCGCTTGTGGGTGGATGCCCTCGGTGAGCTGGCGTCGGTGGATGGCTGCCCGGTGTGGTGGGACAGTGCCAGTGCAGTGCCCAGGCTGGCCGGTGTCGGCGGGGAGCAGGTGGTAAACCTGCCCGGCGGGGTGACCGGGGTAGGGGAGGCCTGGATCGCACCGGGATGGCGTGCTGCCCGGGCCACTAATGAAACTGATCCTTGGGCGGTGCTGGGGACATCGGTCATTCCGGAACCGGGTGCGGTATCCGGAACGGGTGCTATGCCCGGGGCGGGTGTGGTGGCCGGTGGTTTGCCGGCCGGTATCAGTCTGACCGGTGACGGTGGCCTGGATATTGCCGGCCTGGAATGGCTCGGTGTCCGGGCGTACGATCCGGGAGCCAGGGGCTTCCTCTCCACCGACCCGTTGGCCCCGGTGCTCGGTGCCGGTTGGGACGGCAACCCGTACTCCTACGCGGGAAACAACCCGCTGAACGCCAGCGATCCCACGGGTCTGCGTCCGCTGACCGATGAAGACCTGAAAGCCTACGACGCCTCCAGCCGCGGTGCGCTGGCAGCTGCCGGGGACTGGGTTAAGGACAACTGGGAATACATTGTCGGCGGTGCCGCGATCATCGGCGGGGCGGCACTGATGTTCGTGCCCGGCGGACAGGTCTTCGGTGCGGGGCTGATCAGCTTCGGTGCCGACGTCGTGATCCAGAAAGCCACCACTGGTGAGGTGAACTGGGTCCAAGCCGGGATTTCCGGAGGCCTAGGCATGACCGGCGCCGGCGTGGGAATGATCGCGGGCAGGATGGTCAACAATCCCGTGATCCGTGCGGCCGTAGAAGCAGGTGTCGACGGCGCGATCACTGGGGGCGGCGAATACCTGGCTCAGACAAAAGACCCGAGCCTTGCCGGGCTCGCCCGTGCTGCGGGAATTGGTGCCGGATCGGGATTGATACCTGGTCCTGGTACTGGCGCTGGCCGGGGCGAACTAATGCCGCCCGCCAAACCAAGGCTAGGCGAGATTCCGCCGGTACCGGATGGTGTGGTCTATAAACGAGTCGACACATTAGGGGGCATAGATGACTACGTTGGGCAGGCAGAGAGCGAACAGCGGTTCCTCAAGCGACAGCGGGAACACTACAGGAAGTATCCTGATGCAGTGTTTATATTCCCCGTCTTGGACCGTGCAGAGCCAGGAGTCGAGCTAGATCGACTCGAGGAGTACTGGATTCGAAAGCTGGGCGGACCTACGAATAAGGGGAATCCGGACGGTTTGCTGTCGAACAAGCGACATCAAATGCGGGACAGTAGATACCAAGAGGCCGGAGGAGATCCATCACGGTACAGCGAATGA
- a CDS encoding Imm26 family immunity protein, which yields MKFPKLKDGDVFKVPLGDGRAAVGQVISTYFSAHYVVIFDFVAQEDDIELNVTSALQSRPAFGGLTFDALFRPGRWQVLGNSVVDGRKFLPAYKTGASEIGNCVIEDFKGTRRRPATEVEEAIVPFRTTISPIILERAMKAHVGMEPWLDAFDEVRLGQTVKSADIFDD from the coding sequence ATGAAGTTTCCAAAGCTGAAAGACGGAGATGTCTTTAAAGTTCCCCTAGGCGATGGACGAGCGGCGGTTGGGCAAGTTATATCGACCTATTTTTCGGCACATTATGTGGTGATTTTTGACTTTGTCGCACAGGAAGATGACATCGAGCTGAACGTTACGAGTGCCCTCCAATCTCGTCCAGCATTTGGCGGTCTGACTTTCGATGCCCTCTTCCGCCCAGGACGCTGGCAGGTGCTTGGGAATAGTGTAGTGGACGGCAGGAAATTCCTCCCCGCATACAAAACCGGGGCAAGTGAGATTGGAAATTGCGTCATCGAGGATTTCAAGGGAACGCGGAGACGGCCCGCTACCGAGGTGGAAGAGGCGATAGTTCCCTTTCGGACGACCATCTCCCCAATTATTCTTGAACGCGCTATGAAGGCTCACGTAGGCATGGAACCCTGGCTTGACGCCTTCGACGAAGTTCGTTTGGGGCAAACGGTTAAGAGTGCGGACATTTTTGACGATTGA
- a CDS encoding type II toxin-antitoxin system Phd/YefM family antitoxin, whose translation MAITATEARRDLARLIERVNDDRIEIEIVSKRGSAVLMSKDEYDSWMETNYLLSSPQNAQRLLASLTSARKDDTAEYEHCEQ comes from the coding sequence ATGGCTATAACAGCAACGGAAGCCCGCCGGGATCTGGCTCGTCTCATCGAACGGGTAAACGATGACCGCATCGAAATCGAGATCGTGTCTAAGCGGGGGTCGGCCGTATTGATGTCGAAAGACGAGTATGACTCGTGGATGGAAACAAACTATCTGCTTAGCTCACCGCAAAACGCGCAGCGGCTCCTGGCGTCACTCACGTCTGCACGGAAAGACGACACGGCCGAGTATGAGCATTGTGAACAGTGA
- a CDS encoding endonuclease NucS domain-containing protein: MTQLMKLLGFRYEKDLEDYLETRLWLTGQDLLVIGRQVKISGGEVDLLAIDSTGLLHIVELKRDEAKPSVIGQILHYRHSLKQLKREELIHVVGHGDRIDLAVAFQQRFGHPLPETVNESPALMIIGESIHPQTAGSILELRDWGCSVTAFRYEIDKFTGVLSLVPCCRSDQDMIEGTHKKKSRSVRPGSTVAGSRRPACRVPIDENVRRFWLTNAQDFTPFVTFRFVYDRYSDWVHARADEGVHLYQDGLFARQLSAITAERGEWTRVYIAPQDNLAAYDMPRSQVSAQPYRAMGHTRVAYRLNPIGPVSDP; this comes from the coding sequence GTGACCCAACTCATGAAACTGCTGGGATTCCGTTATGAGAAGGACTTAGAGGACTATCTGGAAACCCGGCTATGGCTTACCGGGCAGGACCTATTGGTCATCGGAAGACAGGTGAAGATATCCGGAGGCGAGGTTGATTTACTCGCGATCGACTCGACTGGCCTCCTACACATCGTTGAGCTGAAGCGGGACGAAGCCAAACCCTCCGTCATTGGCCAGATTCTCCACTATCGGCACTCTCTCAAGCAGCTGAAAAGAGAGGAGCTCATCCACGTCGTTGGTCACGGTGACCGTATCGACCTGGCGGTGGCTTTCCAACAGCGCTTCGGCCACCCGCTTCCAGAAACCGTGAATGAATCTCCGGCTCTCATGATCATCGGAGAATCCATCCATCCTCAGACCGCTGGCAGCATCCTGGAGCTGCGAGATTGGGGATGCTCGGTCACGGCGTTCAGGTACGAGATCGACAAATTCACCGGGGTCCTCAGTCTTGTCCCGTGCTGTCGCTCCGACCAGGACATGATCGAAGGCACGCACAAAAAGAAAAGTCGTTCTGTGCGACCTGGAAGCACCGTTGCGGGATCGCGTCGACCTGCCTGTCGGGTACCCATTGACGAGAACGTTCGACGCTTTTGGCTAACCAATGCCCAGGACTTCACGCCTTTCGTGACCTTCAGGTTCGTGTATGACCGATACAGCGACTGGGTTCATGCACGGGCCGACGAAGGTGTTCACCTGTACCAGGACGGACTATTTGCCCGTCAACTGTCTGCAATCACAGCCGAACGCGGCGAGTGGACGCGCGTTTACATCGCGCCTCAAGACAATTTGGCTGCCTACGACATGCCTAGGTCCCAGGTGTCTGCCCAGCCATACCGTGCCATGGGCCACACTCGTGTGGCATACCGGCTTAACCCGATCGGCCCGGTTTCAGATCCATAA
- a CDS encoding RNA 2'-phosphotransferase: protein MTSTPRRSAISRVLSHALRHAPGEYGLVLDPEGWAPVPQVLAALHRLGPEWEAVDEEMLHGVLEAAGKKRHQISDGRIRAVHGHSVPVRPAEEPIEPPAVLFHGTARDTVPVIRVAGILPMGRRYVHLAETAEQAREVGQRKDSSPVILAIDTGLAVSRGVSFYRSESGVWLSGPIPAAAVNILDVSD, encoded by the coding sequence TTGACGAGTACTCCGCGCCGGTCAGCGATCAGCAGGGTGTTATCCCACGCGCTTCGCCATGCCCCGGGTGAATATGGACTGGTGCTGGATCCGGAAGGGTGGGCGCCGGTTCCTCAGGTGCTCGCTGCCCTGCATCGGTTAGGTCCGGAGTGGGAAGCCGTTGACGAGGAGATGCTTCACGGGGTGCTTGAGGCTGCTGGAAAAAAGCGCCATCAGATAAGCGATGGACGAATCCGGGCCGTGCACGGACATTCCGTGCCTGTGCGCCCGGCGGAGGAACCCATTGAGCCGCCCGCGGTGCTTTTCCACGGGACCGCGCGAGATACTGTCCCGGTCATTCGGGTTGCCGGGATCCTGCCGATGGGGCGCCGGTATGTCCACCTGGCGGAGACCGCGGAGCAGGCGAGGGAAGTCGGGCAGCGTAAGGACAGCTCCCCGGTGATTCTTGCCATTGATACCGGTCTGGCCGTCTCGCGCGGTGTTTCCTTCTATCGGTCGGAGTCCGGAGTCTGGCTGTCCGGTCCCATCCCTGCGGCCGCGGTAAACATACTGGACGTTAGCGACTGA
- a CDS encoding RHS repeat-associated core domain-containing protein, giving the protein MAGELTSVTEPDGSRTEYVYDGLGRRSRLIRPDGSWTEYAWGQTGYLQETVDRTPDGAETARHRLWVDALGELASVDGCPVWWDSASVVPRLAGVGDEQVLSLPGGVTGVGEAWIAPGWRAAWATDQDDPWAVLGASVIPEPGAVSTGSALGATPGTAGGLPAGIGLTGDGGLDVAGLEWFGARAYDPGARGFLSTDPLSPVLGAGWDGNPYSYAGNNPLNVCRSRFMTSPESTCQNGITSACTYGRMRSGLIIK; this is encoded by the coding sequence GTGGCCGGTGAACTGACCTCCGTCACCGAGCCGGACGGGTCCCGGACGGAATATGTCTACGACGGGCTCGGCCGGAGGTCCCGGCTGATTCGCCCGGACGGGTCCTGGACCGAATACGCCTGGGGGCAGACCGGGTACCTGCAGGAAACTGTGGACCGTACCCCGGACGGGGCCGAGACTGCCCGGCACCGCTTGTGGGTGGATGCCCTCGGTGAGCTGGCGTCGGTGGATGGCTGCCCGGTGTGGTGGGACAGTGCCAGTGTAGTGCCCAGGCTGGCTGGCGTTGGTGACGAGCAGGTGTTGAGCCTGCCCGGCGGGGTGACCGGGGTAGGGGAGGCCTGGATCGCACCGGGATGGCGTGCTGCCTGGGCCACGGACCAGGACGATCCGTGGGCGGTGCTGGGTGCCTCGGTCATTCCGGAACCGGGCGCCGTCTCCACCGGGTCCGCTCTGGGCGCCACCCCCGGAACAGCCGGTGGGTTGCCGGCCGGTATCGGTCTGACCGGTGACGGTGGCCTGGATGTTGCGGGCTTGGAATGGTTTGGTGCCCGCGCGTATGATCCGGGAGCCAGGGGCTTCCTCTCCACCGACCCGCTGTCCCCGGTGCTCGGTGCAGGCTGGGACGGCAACCCGTACTCCTATGCGGGCAACAACCCGCTGAACGTTTGCCGGTCCCGATTTATGACTTCACCAGAAAGCACCTGTCAGAACGGCATCACGTCGGCTTGCACGTATGGGCGAATGAGAAGTGGATTAATAATCAAATAA
- a CDS encoding RHS repeat-associated core domain-containing protein, with translation MPAGIGLTGDGGLDIAGLEWLGARAYDPAARGFLSTDPLSPVLGAGWDGNPYSYGGNNPLNASDPTGLRPLTDEDLKAYDASSRGALAAAGD, from the coding sequence TTGCCAGCCGGTATCGGTCTGACCGGTGACGGTGGCCTGGATATTGCCGGCCTGGAATGGCTCGGCGCCCGCGCGTATGATCCGGCGGCCCGGGGCTTCCTCTCCACCGACCCGCTGTCTCCGGTCCTGGGTGCCGGTTGGGACGGCAACCCGTACTCCTATGGGGGCAACAACCCGCTGAACGCCAGCGACCCCACGGGTCTGCGTCCGCTGACCGATGAGGATTTGAAGGCGTATGACGCCTCCAGTCGCGGTGCGCTGGCTGCTGCGGGGGACTAG
- a CDS encoding Imm26 family immunity protein: MVRAQKWASLKDGDVFKIPLGDGRAAVGQVVSSYLSAYYVVIFDFVASEEEVPPLVTEALQSEPVFAGLSRDALFRPGRWQVLENRTVDSRKYLPAYKVGWQAPGEYMVVDFSGERMRPATELEKEILPNRTTLSAAIFEDALRAHVGLEPWRDSFDDLRAEKNVKSADLFRD, encoded by the coding sequence ATGGTAAGGGCTCAAAAATGGGCTTCTTTGAAAGACGGTGACGTCTTCAAGATTCCTCTAGGCGATGGCAGGGCGGCGGTTGGCCAAGTTGTTTCTTCATACTTGTCCGCCTATTACGTGGTTATTTTCGATTTCGTGGCATCGGAGGAAGAAGTGCCTCCGCTGGTCACGGAGGCGCTCCAGTCTGAGCCAGTCTTTGCTGGATTGTCGAGGGATGCTCTGTTCCGACCAGGGCGATGGCAGGTACTCGAGAACAGGACCGTAGACAGTCGAAAATACCTCCCGGCATACAAAGTCGGGTGGCAGGCCCCAGGAGAGTACATGGTGGTGGACTTTTCTGGTGAGAGAATGCGCCCTGCCACTGAATTGGAAAAGGAGATACTGCCCAACAGGACTACATTATCTGCTGCGATCTTTGAAGATGCTCTCCGAGCCCACGTTGGTTTGGAACCTTGGAGAGACTCCTTTGATGACCTCCGAGCAGAAAAGAATGTTAAGAGTGCAGATCTCTTCCGAGACTGA
- a CDS encoding immunity 26/phosphotriesterase HocA family protein: protein MGNRQRAATPRDGDIFTIPLGDGRVSVGQVISSFHSAYYIVVRDFAVRVDELPLRLPEALGAEPVLAGLTFDALIGHGHWKVVDNGPVDGKKYLPAYKTGTAEMGNCMIEDFKGEVWRPATAVEAEIIPFRENTAPIRFEKAMKAHMGLEPWDDSYERIRVGDVVTSADIFGW from the coding sequence ATGGGCAATCGTCAAAGAGCAGCGACCCCGAGGGACGGTGACATCTTTACGATCCCGCTGGGCGACGGAAGGGTCAGCGTGGGACAGGTTATCTCGTCCTTCCATAGCGCGTATTACATAGTTGTACGGGACTTCGCTGTGCGGGTGGACGAACTTCCCTTGCGGCTTCCGGAAGCCCTTGGTGCTGAGCCGGTCCTCGCGGGATTGACCTTTGATGCACTGATTGGTCACGGGCATTGGAAGGTAGTGGACAACGGGCCAGTGGATGGAAAGAAGTATCTGCCTGCCTACAAAACCGGCACTGCTGAGATGGGAAACTGCATGATTGAAGACTTCAAAGGCGAAGTCTGGCGTCCCGCCACAGCCGTAGAGGCCGAGATCATCCCGTTCAGGGAGAACACGGCACCCATCCGCTTCGAAAAGGCGATGAAGGCCCATATGGGGTTGGAACCCTGGGATGATTCCTATGAACGTATCCGCGTTGGAGACGTTGTCACCAGCGCAGATATTTTCGGCTGGTGA